From one Enterococcus sp. DIV2402 genomic stretch:
- a CDS encoding peptide ABC transporter substrate-binding protein gives MKKSKVLTALLVSTFVLGACGNGGDKKEGSSGGDSELVREYNNVFATDLETLDYTFSSRKTNSDHYTNFVEGLLENDRYGNLVPAMAESWEVSEDGLTYTYHIREGVQWMDSEGNEYGAEVTAHDFVTGLKHAVDSNSETLYIVADSIKGLAEYIDGKTDDFSTVGVKAVDDYTLEYTLNQPESYWNSKTTYGTLYPINEEFLTSKGDDFGKPQPDGILYNGPFILVNNTAKSVIEYEKNESYWDLDNVHIDSVKWTFNDGSDPDGLFKAYQDGTLTAARVYPNSAGYKDVVAEYPDAITWSDTGGSTFNMTFNFNRGTFDATSKTTDKEKEDTQKAIRNRNFRLAMLFGFDKTAYNAQNVGEEGASRSLRNTLVPTEFVSIDGKPYGETVEEKLKALDSEAFGDIDLAEGQDAYYNAEKAKKYMDLAKSELEADGVEFPIHLDFPQLETRETNVNMAKSLKQTVEAALGKDNVVIDIQLLNQDKYLAATYQATTGEAGDFDISNASGWGPDYVDPSTYLNIYNSRTGENMKNLGLEGSEVIQGEDPSKDAKESINLSEYDALLDKAAAITDNTNERYTDYADAEAWLLNNVLQIPIYADEGVPRITNAVPYTKPDGWAGIAADKLKYIELQDSAVTVEQYDKARADWEAEKEKSKETAE, from the coding sequence ATGAAAAAAAGTAAAGTTTTGACAGCTCTTTTAGTTAGTACGTTTGTACTTGGTGCATGCGGCAACGGAGGGGATAAAAAAGAGGGTAGTTCTGGGGGAGATAGTGAGTTAGTTAGAGAATACAATAATGTATTTGCGACTGATTTGGAAACACTAGATTATACGTTTTCTTCACGTAAAACAAATAGTGATCACTATACGAACTTTGTTGAAGGCTTGTTAGAAAATGATCGCTATGGCAATTTGGTTCCTGCAATGGCTGAATCATGGGAAGTTAGCGAAGATGGCTTAACTTATACGTACCATATCCGTGAAGGTGTCCAATGGATGGATAGCGAAGGTAACGAATACGGTGCAGAAGTCACAGCACATGATTTTGTTACTGGTCTAAAACATGCGGTTGATAGTAATTCTGAAACATTGTACATCGTAGCCGATAGTATCAAAGGTTTAGCTGAGTATATTGACGGAAAAACGGATGATTTTTCTACAGTTGGTGTAAAAGCTGTGGATGACTATACTTTAGAATATACATTGAATCAACCAGAATCTTACTGGAATTCCAAAACAACTTATGGCACATTATATCCAATTAACGAAGAATTCTTAACATCTAAAGGGGATGACTTTGGAAAACCTCAACCAGATGGAATTCTTTACAATGGACCATTTATCTTAGTAAATAACACAGCAAAATCTGTGATTGAATATGAAAAAAATGAAAGCTATTGGGATTTAGATAATGTTCACATTGATTCAGTCAAATGGACATTTAATGATGGTAGTGATCCTGATGGTTTATTTAAAGCCTATCAAGATGGCACGTTGACAGCTGCTCGTGTTTATCCAAACTCAGCAGGTTATAAAGATGTTGTAGCAGAGTATCCCGATGCTATTACATGGTCAGATACAGGTGGTTCTACCTTTAATATGACGTTTAACTTTAACCGTGGTACATTTGATGCAACGTCAAAAACAACGGATAAAGAAAAAGAAGACACACAAAAAGCGATTCGTAATCGCAATTTCCGTTTAGCTATGCTTTTTGGATTTGATAAAACTGCATACAATGCTCAAAATGTTGGAGAAGAAGGCGCATCAAGAAGTTTACGTAATACTTTAGTGCCAACTGAATTTGTTTCAATTGATGGTAAACCTTATGGAGAAACTGTTGAAGAGAAACTAAAAGCACTTGATTCCGAAGCGTTTGGTGATATTGATTTAGCAGAAGGCCAAGATGCTTATTACAATGCTGAAAAAGCGAAAAAATATATGGACTTAGCAAAATCTGAATTAGAAGCAGATGGCGTAGAATTTCCAATTCACTTAGACTTCCCACAATTAGAAACACGTGAAACAAACGTGAATATGGCGAAATCATTGAAACAAACAGTTGAAGCTGCTTTAGGCAAAGACAATGTTGTTATTGATATTCAATTGTTAAATCAAGATAAATATTTAGCGGCGACTTATCAAGCAACTACTGGTGAAGCTGGCGACTTTGATATTTCTAATGCCTCTGGTTGGGGACCTGACTATGTTGACCCATCTACTTACTTGAATATTTATAATTCTCGTACAGGAGAAAATATGAAAAATCTTGGTTTAGAAGGTTCAGAAGTAATTCAAGGTGAAGATCCATCTAAAGATGCCAAAGAAAGTATTAACTTAAGTGAATACGATGCTTTATTAGATAAAGCGGCAGCAATTACTGATAATACGAATGAACGTTATACAGATTATGCAGATGCGGAAGCTTGGTTATTAAATAATGTCCTACAAATTCCAATTTATGCAGATGAAGGTGTGCCTCGTATCACAAATGCTGTACCTTATACTAAACCAGATGGTTGGGCAGGAATTGCAGCCGATAAATTGAAATACATTGAACTTCAAGATAGCGCAGTGACTGTGGAACAATATGACAAAGCACGCGCTGACTGGGAAGCAGAAAAAGAAAAATCAAAAGAAACAGCAGAATAG
- a CDS encoding DUF1054 domain-containing protein — MFTEKSFAVFEIEGLDERMAAIRAEIQPIFQELNEYFKENLAPEMNDELFIHIAQHRRRSVHPPENTWSAISRKKRGYKMEAHFQLGIFPEYVFMWLSLIDQPKGKEEMAERLLEHPEWWNNLPEDMVINTDHTICAYEPLTTESMEKALQRLKKVKKSELQIGRVIPKESSLWQNPDQAQAYMLETYHLLLEMNKGLQIE; from the coding sequence ATGTTTACCGAAAAAAGTTTTGCAGTCTTTGAAATTGAGGGATTAGATGAACGAATGGCCGCAATTCGTGCAGAAATTCAACCGATTTTTCAAGAATTAAATGAATATTTTAAAGAAAACTTAGCACCCGAAATGAATGACGAACTCTTTATTCATATCGCTCAGCATCGTCGCCGTAGCGTCCATCCACCAGAAAATACTTGGTCAGCAATTAGTCGTAAGAAACGTGGCTACAAGATGGAAGCTCATTTTCAATTAGGTATTTTCCCAGAGTATGTCTTTATGTGGTTGTCGTTGATTGATCAACCTAAAGGAAAAGAAGAAATGGCAGAGCGTTTGCTTGAACATCCTGAATGGTGGAATAATCTGCCAGAAGATATGGTTATAAACACAGACCATACGATTTGTGCGTATGAACCGTTAACTACTGAATCGATGGAAAAAGCCTTGCAGCGATTGAAGAAAGTGAAAAAAAGTGAATTACAAATTGGTCGTGTCATTCCCAAAGAAAGTTCCTTATGGCAAAATCCAGATCAAGCACAAGCATATATGTTAGAGACCTATCATTTATTATTAGAAATGAACAAGGGATTACAGATAGAATAA
- a CDS encoding iron-sulfur cluster biosynthesis family protein, translating into MKLQVTREAQEKMNAIRQEGDRILLDFEDAIGPFVEAGASCQLYPNFRVLFVPKEFPESELAVYDDRVETELGIVYIKSTSERYLDNETKISIESAYQRMQLVSDSGVLAANVPMKRIELKEGKINEQISYRNGSSC; encoded by the coding sequence ATGAAACTGCAGGTAACAAGAGAAGCTCAAGAAAAAATGAATGCGATTCGTCAAGAAGGTGACCGTATTTTATTAGACTTTGAAGACGCCATTGGACCATTTGTAGAAGCAGGTGCCTCTTGTCAGTTATATCCTAATTTTCGCGTATTATTTGTACCAAAAGAGTTTCCTGAGTCAGAACTAGCTGTTTATGATGACCGTGTAGAGACGGAACTAGGAATAGTTTACATCAAATCAACTTCTGAGCGCTATTTAGATAATGAAACAAAAATCAGTATTGAATCTGCCTATCAACGGATGCAACTAGTCTCTGATAGTGGGGTGTTAGCTGCCAACGTACCGATGAAACGAATTGAGTTAAAAGAAGGAAAAATAAATGAACAAATTAGCTATCGTAACGGATCTTCATGCTGA
- a CDS encoding CynX/NimT family MFS transporter — translation MRGYLKNSALIFIVAFNLRLGISSVPPVMNQIKASLAISNVQASLLPSIPVFCMGLFAFGIGRVQQIFGRRQSIFLLLLILGLATLSRMLFSGYIGLVSTAFIIGFSVAIIGPLVSGFIKEEFPNHAGLLIGVYSLAMGLGSVVASGMVPQMTSWFEGEWANALGIWGVLAVVIAVLWLVFSPKEKQDETIQTVTAVKFPLANLQAWKMVAFFALQSGMFYSILTWIAEFFRNTVVLSNHSVFLLTAFTTVQMTCSFLIPALMDRTGNPKFWIYLCSVAMLSGAFFLSISNLSAAMLAVCFFAIGTGGYFPIAMLLPLTYTKTPSEASVWTGMIQAFGYMIGGQVPVLLGWLIDTSGNYHMLFYMIVANSILLAIIGRNILKKQKI, via the coding sequence ATGCGTGGATATTTAAAAAATAGTGCGCTTATTTTTATTGTAGCATTTAATTTACGTCTAGGAATTTCTAGTGTGCCACCAGTGATGAACCAAATCAAAGCTAGTTTAGCGATCAGCAATGTTCAAGCGAGTCTGCTACCGAGTATTCCCGTTTTTTGTATGGGATTATTTGCATTTGGCATTGGACGTGTCCAACAAATTTTTGGACGACGACAGAGTATTTTTTTACTTTTACTCATTTTAGGCTTGGCTACCTTAAGTCGCATGCTTTTTTCAGGATATATTGGTTTAGTGAGTACAGCATTTATTATTGGCTTTTCAGTAGCGATTATTGGACCATTAGTATCGGGTTTTATTAAAGAAGAATTTCCTAATCATGCAGGTTTATTAATCGGGGTTTATTCCTTAGCTATGGGCTTAGGGTCAGTGGTTGCCTCCGGAATGGTCCCTCAAATGACAAGTTGGTTTGAAGGAGAGTGGGCCAATGCTTTGGGCATTTGGGGAGTGTTGGCAGTAGTGATTGCTGTTTTGTGGCTTGTTTTTTCACCGAAAGAAAAACAAGATGAAACGATTCAAACTGTGACTGCTGTAAAATTTCCATTAGCAAATTTACAAGCTTGGAAAATGGTGGCTTTTTTCGCCTTACAATCGGGCATGTTTTATAGTATTTTAACGTGGATTGCAGAATTTTTCCGCAATACTGTCGTTTTATCCAATCACAGTGTTTTTTTATTAACAGCATTTACTACAGTGCAAATGACTTGCAGTTTTTTGATTCCTGCATTAATGGATCGGACAGGAAATCCGAAGTTTTGGATATATTTGTGTTCGGTGGCAATGCTTAGCGGTGCTTTTTTTCTATCCATTTCCAATCTAAGCGCGGCTATGCTTGCTGTTTGCTTCTTTGCGATAGGTACAGGTGGCTATTTCCCAATTGCTATGTTATTACCCTTAACTTATACAAAGACCCCAAGCGAAGCGAGTGTGTGGACGGGAATGATTCAGGCTTTTGGTTATATGATTGGTGGTCAAGTGCCAGTTCTACTAGGTTGGTTAATTGATACGAGTGGAAACTATCATATGCTATTTTACATGATTGTAGCAAACAGTATATTATTAGCAATCATCGGGCGAAATATTTTAAAAAAACAAAAAATTTGA
- a CDS encoding ABC transporter permease: protein MKRYLLFRILRSILSIFLVTTLTYTIIYSLVPRRAVFQDDVQYGKLKGKPDELAEYENTAFSKMGYIEYYNSKKLVDTVKKEHPEVSGEPTAENQQILEEWTKENGWDLKQFPLNKTYYATKDVPLPKRVYRFYANMLQIDHPWKVQDPDNPDMKRSLRITNDELAGWALVGSGTQYKYQIYFDKQFPYIHQNIVHLDLGISYPTFAGRNVTEVIGGGQGKSDSQEVTFANGKTSRSSVDVYSRQYQMTSQLSERDKQLYGDNYAHTDKNYRDPSMIGISFRMGVIAVLLAYGIGIPLAMFMARFKGKLPDKMGIGLVTVLISVPSLAFIYFFRFIGSRLFNLPDSFPTFGAGDIRSYILPTVILGLLSISNIIIWIRRYMIDQQSADYVKFAKAKGLNSREIARKHIFKNAAIPIVNQIPMSIIGAITGATMTETIFAAPGMGKMLPDAIQAHNNPVVMAIVFVFTTVAVTSVLIGDLAMAMVDPRINLAEGGK from the coding sequence TTGAAGCGATACCTTTTATTTAGGATATTACGATCAATCCTCAGTATTTTCCTAGTCACAACACTAACGTATACAATTATCTATTCGTTAGTTCCTCGTAGAGCTGTCTTTCAAGATGATGTTCAATACGGGAAATTAAAAGGAAAACCTGATGAATTAGCAGAATATGAAAATACAGCGTTCAGTAAGATGGGATATATTGAATATTACAATTCAAAAAAATTAGTTGATACTGTGAAAAAAGAACATCCAGAAGTTTCTGGAGAACCAACAGCAGAAAATCAACAAATTTTAGAAGAATGGACAAAAGAAAATGGGTGGGATTTAAAACAATTCCCGCTTAATAAAACGTACTATGCTACGAAAGATGTTCCTTTACCAAAACGTGTGTATCGTTTTTATGCCAATATGCTACAAATTGATCATCCATGGAAGGTGCAAGATCCAGATAATCCGGATATGAAACGCTCCCTACGTATTACGAACGATGAATTGGCAGGCTGGGCTTTAGTTGGTTCAGGTACGCAATATAAATATCAAATCTATTTTGATAAACAATTTCCGTATATTCATCAAAATATCGTGCACTTAGACTTAGGGATTTCTTACCCTACCTTTGCTGGTCGTAATGTAACAGAAGTGATTGGCGGTGGACAAGGAAAATCAGACAGCCAAGAAGTGACCTTTGCAAATGGTAAGACTTCTCGTTCTTCTGTTGATGTTTATTCAAGACAATATCAAATGACGAGCCAATTGTCAGAAAGAGACAAACAATTGTATGGTGATAATTATGCACATACAGATAAAAATTACCGAGATCCATCAATGATTGGAATTTCATTCAGAATGGGTGTTATTGCGGTATTGCTTGCTTATGGAATTGGAATTCCTTTGGCAATGTTTATGGCTCGTTTTAAAGGGAAATTACCAGATAAAATGGGAATTGGATTGGTCACTGTGTTAATTTCAGTACCAAGCTTAGCCTTTATCTACTTCTTCCGCTTTATCGGTAGTCGTTTATTTAATCTCCCAGATTCATTCCCGACATTTGGTGCCGGAGATATTCGTTCTTATATATTACCAACAGTTATTTTAGGGTTATTATCGATTTCAAATATTATTATTTGGATTCGTCGTTATATGATTGATCAACAATCCGCAGATTATGTAAAATTTGCCAAAGCAAAAGGATTGAATTCACGCGAAATTGCGCGCAAACATATCTTTAAAAATGCTGCAATTCCAATTGTTAACCAAATTCCAATGAGTATTATTGGTGCTATTACTGGAGCAACAATGACTGAAACAATTTTTGCTGCACCTGGTATGGGTAAAATGTTACCCGATGCCATTCAAGCGCATAATAATCCAGTTGTAATGGCGATTGTTTTTGTCTTTACCACTGTCGCAGTTACCTCTGTATTGATTGGTGATTTAGCAATGGCGATGGTTGACCCAAGAATTAATTTAGCAGAAGGAGGGAAATAA
- a CDS encoding metallophosphoesterase: protein MNKLAIVTDLHADINHLSIENLAQLRNYLKEQQISHLHLAGDTANKVDRALAVVDFFNEAMPTTFHWGNHEMADIAQEQDFEDFANPFFLNFKTLDLSEQKILIGVNGWYDYQFSDMEDTQEIIRLKNLFWYDRMIQRQGTDPEISQRVCERLYQVLTTIPKDKQIVLATHFVPQENFIVQHTGKYARWNHLNAFLGSKAFGETLNEFTNIEHVIFGHTHRRFGSQLIGATNYHCRPFGYYFEWQLTREFVLNNQLAEVFNPTKMRGVLRKNQDDFNRYKESHLLEEFQRSLTVIEY, encoded by the coding sequence ATGAACAAATTAGCTATCGTAACGGATCTTCATGCTGATATCAACCATCTAAGCATAGAGAATTTAGCCCAATTACGTAATTATTTAAAAGAGCAGCAGATTTCGCATTTGCATTTAGCCGGTGACACCGCAAATAAAGTAGACCGCGCTTTGGCAGTAGTGGATTTCTTTAATGAAGCAATGCCTACGACGTTTCATTGGGGCAATCATGAAATGGCGGATATTGCGCAAGAACAAGATTTTGAGGATTTTGCGAATCCATTCTTTTTAAATTTTAAGACCTTAGATTTATCGGAACAAAAAATTTTAATAGGTGTAAACGGTTGGTACGATTATCAATTTTCAGATATGGAAGATACACAAGAAATCATTCGCTTAAAGAATTTGTTTTGGTATGATCGCATGATTCAACGTCAAGGAACGGATCCAGAAATTAGCCAACGCGTTTGCGAGCGTTTGTATCAAGTCTTAACTACCATTCCTAAAGACAAACAAATTGTTTTAGCTACACATTTTGTGCCGCAAGAAAATTTTATCGTACAACACACAGGCAAATATGCTCGTTGGAATCATTTGAATGCTTTTTTAGGTTCAAAAGCATTTGGTGAAACGCTCAATGAATTTACTAATATCGAACACGTTATTTTTGGACATACGCATCGTCGTTTTGGTAGCCAATTAATCGGGGCAACCAATTACCATTGCCGCCCGTTTGGTTATTATTTTGAATGGCAATTAACGAGAGAGTTTGTTTTAAATAATCAATTGGCAGAAGTCTTTAATCCAACTAAAATGCGCGGCGTGTTGAGAAAAAATCAAGATGATTTTAATCGCTACAAAGAAAGTCATTTATTAGAAGAGTTTCAACGGAGTTTAACAGTAATTGAGTATTAA
- a CDS encoding sodium:calcium antiporter produces the protein MTNILFQVPSVFLMVLFLGCLWMISSSADRMIDQALEISRKLQISEIATGATIVAFGTVITELATTIVAINQHSPDIAVGNAMGSMVTNLSIIVGIGALTGVVPISRLVTYKTLFFSSLAILVFLLTFLSPTSQLPRIAGIFFLLLTPLYLWFTFKTKAATETHTAASSNFFLSLFKLCFFIALISLGAGIIVPIIDILAQRFSLSEGIISATVIAFVTNAPELSTMYHATKKGAGDLAVGNVIGANILNILVVLGIGSILADGLYFSPENFYLQFPSLLLIVLIFLAFIFNSNKHQISKKEGIVLIMSYAIYILASLFLL, from the coding sequence ATGACAAACATTCTTTTTCAAGTTCCAAGTGTTTTTCTAATGGTATTATTTTTAGGTTGTTTATGGATGATTTCCAGTTCTGCGGATCGTATGATCGATCAAGCATTGGAAATTAGCCGTAAACTTCAGATTTCAGAAATTGCTACCGGTGCGACAATTGTTGCATTTGGAACTGTCATAACCGAGCTAGCGACAACTATTGTAGCTATCAATCAGCATAGTCCTGATATTGCAGTGGGCAATGCGATGGGATCAATGGTTACTAATCTAAGTATTATTGTCGGTATTGGAGCATTGACAGGTGTTGTTCCTATTTCTCGTTTAGTCACTTACAAAACACTCTTTTTCAGTAGTTTAGCTATCTTAGTCTTTCTACTTACTTTTCTTTCACCAACTTCTCAATTACCGCGAATAGCGGGCATCTTCTTTTTACTTTTAACACCCCTATATCTATGGTTTACCTTTAAAACGAAAGCGGCGACTGAGACGCACACTGCAGCTTCTTCTAATTTTTTTCTATCCTTGTTTAAATTATGTTTCTTTATCGCTTTAATTAGTTTAGGAGCAGGGATTATTGTCCCGATTATTGACATTTTAGCGCAACGTTTTAGTCTATCAGAAGGAATTATTTCCGCAACTGTCATTGCTTTTGTGACAAATGCTCCAGAACTGTCAACAATGTATCATGCGACGAAAAAAGGAGCTGGGGATTTAGCAGTCGGTAATGTGATTGGTGCGAACATTTTAAATATTTTGGTTGTTTTAGGTATTGGTAGTATTTTAGCAGATGGTTTATATTTCTCACCGGAAAATTTTTATCTACAATTTCCTAGTTTATTACTCATTGTGCTGATTTTCCTAGCCTTTATCTTCAATTCAAATAAACATCAGATTAGTAAAAAAGAAGGCATCGTGTTAATTATGAGTTACGCTATCTACATTCTTGCCAGTTTATTCTTATTGTAA
- a CDS encoding acyl-CoA thioester hydrolase/BAAT C-terminal domain-containing protein, with the protein MEVEIKKLAYQSVRGYCFIPEKSRRGVVITLGTAEGECLFEQAYQIAEKGYRVLAIYYFGKESLPPKLAHVPLEFFSHVIQFAEQFEASYPLTIVGASRGAELAFILANHFQVVSNLVLVAPTAFIYPGEDYQPAWTLHGKPLPTIRFTWRMKLKEYFGKSSLLKEMFDYEFTANRQVPEARIDSSTFKGNLLLFSGKEDLFWPSAQMGQMLATNAIRAKSVEHYVYEEAGHLFSTKRMQGGTNDGNLYATYSMNELIEKKLAKWHV; encoded by the coding sequence ATGGAAGTCGAAATCAAAAAATTAGCGTATCAATCGGTGCGAGGTTACTGTTTTATACCTGAGAAAAGTCGTCGTGGCGTAGTCATTACGTTAGGTACGGCAGAAGGAGAATGTCTCTTTGAACAAGCCTATCAAATTGCCGAAAAAGGTTACCGTGTTTTAGCGATTTATTACTTTGGCAAAGAATCTTTACCTCCCAAATTGGCGCATGTACCGTTAGAGTTTTTTTCACATGTCATTCAATTTGCAGAACAATTTGAGGCTTCTTATCCACTGACAATTGTCGGTGCATCACGTGGTGCAGAATTAGCCTTTATCTTAGCAAACCATTTCCAAGTGGTATCTAATCTTGTGTTAGTAGCTCCAACAGCATTTATTTATCCCGGAGAAGATTATCAACCAGCTTGGACTTTACATGGCAAACCGTTACCTACTATCCGCTTTACTTGGCGGATGAAACTCAAAGAATACTTCGGGAAAAGTTCATTATTAAAAGAAATGTTTGACTATGAATTTACAGCGAATCGTCAAGTGCCAGAAGCTAGAATTGACAGCTCCACTTTCAAAGGAAATCTCTTACTTTTTTCAGGAAAAGAAGATTTATTTTGGCCCAGTGCGCAAATGGGCCAGATGTTGGCAACGAATGCCATTCGTGCTAAATCAGTCGAACATTACGTCTATGAAGAAGCCGGACATCTTTTCTCCACTAAACGAATGCAAGGTGGAACCAATGACGGCAATTTATATGCGACCTATTCCATGAATGAACTAATAGAAAAGAAATTGGCCAAGTGGCATGTATGA
- a CDS encoding PH domain-containing protein, with amino-acid sequence MSKKQRYHPLSWIIEFFQQLKNFVVPIILALVGWREVSLIYLSIGLFVLISGVASLQYATRYYQLTTDSLIVYTGVLNKKETVIPYERIQTLKQQQWFFFKPFHVVRITIETAGGSSTEAEAILTAVPETVVQQLEELRHQQREARKINVYEVTTSQILVFSLTNLSIFATFFAILAFVDQIIPASWSTWLLTVGEQFLQAGWLMLLLVGCSVLLLVSALSIIRHMIFYYRFRVTRQPETLTLERGLLERKTQKIPLTKIQGLQINQQVLRKLFGLVSVELLLASGQEEDDELKQVFLLPIVHEKEVSQVLRTLLPEWQFPNAELHYTSRNKTWYFLRIPLMILIPIIVGVFFIRPWLSIIGLLLFISWLLIEMVTSYYQGYVIINQQLCIQQYFFFTKIQTFVKRAKIQALYEETSKWLYLKEIYHVRLFIKANTSAASLRLRYIDKEDLSKIKAFYQKK; translated from the coding sequence ATGTCTAAAAAGCAACGTTATCACCCACTTTCATGGATTATAGAGTTCTTTCAGCAATTAAAAAATTTCGTTGTACCAATTATTTTAGCGTTAGTCGGTTGGCGTGAAGTATCCTTGATTTATTTAAGTATAGGATTGTTTGTATTAATAAGTGGAGTTGCTAGTTTACAATATGCAACTCGTTATTATCAATTGACCACCGATTCATTAATTGTTTATACAGGAGTTTTGAATAAAAAAGAGACAGTTATTCCCTATGAGCGTATCCAGACGCTTAAGCAACAACAATGGTTTTTCTTTAAACCATTCCATGTGGTTCGTATAACGATTGAAACAGCTGGCGGAAGTAGTACAGAGGCAGAAGCGATTTTAACTGCTGTTCCAGAAACAGTCGTTCAACAATTAGAAGAACTGCGCCATCAGCAGAGAGAAGCAAGGAAAATAAATGTTTACGAGGTAACAACTAGTCAAATTTTAGTATTTAGTTTAACAAATCTAAGTATTTTTGCTACCTTTTTTGCAATTCTAGCTTTTGTCGATCAGATTATACCTGCTAGTTGGTCAACGTGGTTATTGACAGTAGGAGAACAATTTTTGCAAGCAGGCTGGCTAATGTTACTTCTTGTTGGGTGTAGTGTGTTGCTTTTAGTGTCAGCATTATCTATCATCAGACACATGATTTTTTATTATCGCTTTCGTGTGACACGCCAACCAGAGACACTAACCCTTGAAAGGGGCTTGTTGGAACGTAAAACACAAAAAATTCCTTTAACTAAAATTCAAGGTCTGCAAATTAATCAGCAAGTATTACGTAAACTATTTGGATTAGTTTCAGTTGAGCTGTTACTTGCTAGTGGACAAGAAGAAGACGATGAACTAAAGCAAGTGTTTTTACTACCCATTGTTCACGAAAAAGAAGTTTCTCAAGTGTTACGTACACTTTTACCAGAATGGCAGTTTCCAAATGCAGAATTACATTATACTTCTCGGAATAAAACATGGTATTTTTTACGAATCCCATTGATGATTTTAATTCCTATCATTGTCGGAGTATTTTTCATTCGACCGTGGTTAAGTATAATTGGTCTTCTTCTTTTCATAAGTTGGTTACTGATTGAGATGGTAACTAGTTATTATCAAGGCTATGTGATAATTAATCAACAGCTTTGTATCCAACAGTATTTCTTTTTTACAAAAATCCAAACTTTTGTAAAACGTGCAAAAATTCAAGCACTATACGAGGAAACAAGTAAATGGTTATATTTAAAAGAAATTTATCATGTTCGTTTATTTATCAAAGCGAATACGTCAGCAGCGAGTCTGCGTTTGCGTTATATTGACAAAGAGGATCTTTCTAAAATCAAAGCGTTCTATCAGAAAAAATAG
- a CDS encoding PH domain-containing protein: MYVLLSKQLPLRIKRVWRKTIFVTTSILLVGIVSCGFILNWLDFWNNYWLIASVSGVSLIMIHTIISLILIPYRYTFNRYEITNEDLAFQKGYFFRSTTFVPINRIQHIETEQGPFLRKENLIELRIHTAATTHHIAGLDIEEAQELRNQIIALVKVAKEDV; the protein is encoded by the coding sequence ATGTACGTGTTATTATCCAAACAATTACCTCTACGTATTAAACGAGTTTGGCGTAAAACTATTTTTGTAACGACTAGCATTCTGCTAGTGGGTATTGTTAGTTGTGGGTTTATTTTAAACTGGCTAGATTTTTGGAATAACTATTGGTTGATTGCTAGTGTTAGTGGTGTCAGTCTTATTATGATTCACACCATTATCAGCTTGATTCTGATACCATATCGTTATACTTTTAATCGCTATGAAATTACGAATGAAGATTTGGCTTTTCAAAAGGGCTATTTTTTTCGCTCGACAACTTTTGTACCGATTAATCGTATTCAACATATAGAAACAGAGCAAGGTCCATTTTTACGAAAAGAAAACTTGATTGAATTAAGAATTCATACTGCAGCAACTACTCATCATATTGCAGGATTAGACATTGAAGAAGCGCAAGAATTAAGAAATCAAATTATTGCATTGGTAAAGGTGGCAAAAGAAGATGTCTAA